The Oncorhynchus clarkii lewisi isolate Uvic-CL-2024 unplaced genomic scaffold, UVic_Ocla_1.0 unplaced_contig_1133_pilon_pilon, whole genome shotgun sequence genome has a window encoding:
- the LOC139396409 gene encoding 5-hydroxytryptamine receptor 3A-like — MLIAKEALSQPQSPSCISNISVPLIVYETLSVDTKNLRFESRLQVILSWEDPDLSWDTSVYHHDVVVLPVSKIWTPELHVTNGVQTTMKHGNKDLLVHSNGTIEHMVIMNTVVGCEVNLYNYPFASDFCAIGINVWVFSGCGMFLNFGKVSKTSANRGDWLTEEVELNAKGGRDDRNYLWVSLKMRSENPFLSLVLPSILIIVADVVSFSLPLGGGERISFKVTLVLSFIMFLIILNDLLPGGGQCSPIIREYPVCNAPE, encoded by the exons ATGCTGATTGCGAAAGAAGCTCTGAGTCAGCCACAGTCTCCATCATGCATCTCAAATATCAGTGTGCCGTTAATAGTGTATGAAACTCTGTCTGTC GATACAAAAAACCTCCGCTTCGAGAGTCGTCTGCAGGTCATACTG TCTTGGGAAGACCCTGATTTATCATGGGACACATCAGTCTATCATCATGATGTGGTGGTCCTGCCTGTCAGTAAAATCTGGACTCCTGAACTCCATGTGACTAATGG AGTGCAAACAACGATGAAGCACGGCAACAAGGATTTACTGGTGCACAGCAACGGGACTATAGAGCACATGGTCATCATGAACACTGTGGTGGGCTGTGAGGTCAATCTGTACAATTACCCCTTCGCTTCAGATTTCTGTGCCATCGGAATCAATGTATGGGTATTTAGTG GATGTGGCATGTTCCTGAACTTTGGGAAAGTGAGCAAAACTAGTGCAAACCGCGGAGACTGGCTAACCGAGGAGGTGGAACTCAATGCTAAAGGAGGCAGAGATGATCGCAACTATCTATGG GTGTCGCTGAAAATGCGGTCTGAAAACCCATTTCTGTCCCTGGTCCTGCCCAGTATACTGATCATTGTGGCAGATGTGGTAAGCTTCTCCCTGCCGCTGGGAGGGGGCGAGCGTATCTCATTCAAGGTTACACTGGTTCTCAGCTTCATCATGTTCCTCATCATCCTCAACGACCTACTGCCTGGAGGAGGCCAGTGCAGCCCCATCATCCGTGAGTATCCCGTGTGTAATGCACCAGAATGA